Proteins encoded by one window of bacterium:
- a CDS encoding DUF6600 domain-containing protein, whose protein sequence is MKRAAFYIAASVAALILAVVPPVHAQDEEEAEGEISAYAVARVKVLDGSVWVRPSDGGDWEEFTTNSPVPPRSRVSVPDGSEAELQFHGGQFVLLTSGTDLEVRTMKESSSVFRLRAGEIRYDLPADDFAPVSVRVPGGARARFPEPGRYWLTVTDSDETRLVVRRGKAVVTIDEDEHRLSAGDEAVIGRDVTVGKYQGEAEETAEAPPPSEDAGSQGAAPPAVVNELQEYGEWVNVPTYGTVWRPRVAVGWSPYVYGRWAWISPYGWTWVSDEPWGWYPYRCGYWLTDPVFGWIWSPYNSFVSVSFVFGSHHYRHYDCSYRTSTARFIHEGRDVRWVPLRPGERYRPAEFDRGDARLARWNRPLDSGRVFVRGGTDRREWRDWSAVRAERQTAIRKTRAVQTRPDTRTIRPEKRSIRSSPVPGGTGGAEPPKKGRQIKQRETRPVPNAERGSGATRKAAPEPGKVEGKMPPRRVPAVRPPEREKVREVEPRSDRSVAPPARPEGGRGVVQERAPAVRSADPAPRGQEFRGGDRGGDRGGDSGGDSGSDRGGNRGGDWGGDRGGGRGR, encoded by the coding sequence ATGAAGCGCGCCGCTTTTTACATCGCCGCGTCGGTCGCCGCCTTGATTCTCGCCGTTGTTCCGCCGGTGCACGCCCAGGACGAGGAGGAAGCGGAGGGAGAGATTTCCGCCTACGCCGTCGCCCGGGTCAAGGTTCTGGACGGCTCCGTGTGGGTCCGCCCGTCGGACGGAGGGGATTGGGAGGAGTTTACGACCAACAGCCCGGTTCCCCCCCGCAGCCGCGTGAGCGTCCCGGATGGCTCGGAGGCGGAGCTGCAATTCCACGGCGGGCAGTTCGTCCTGCTGACCTCGGGGACCGATCTCGAAGTCCGCACCATGAAGGAATCAAGCTCCGTCTTCCGGCTCCGCGCGGGGGAGATCCGCTACGATCTTCCGGCGGACGATTTCGCCCCGGTTTCCGTGCGGGTTCCCGGGGGAGCGAGAGCCCGGTTCCCCGAGCCCGGGCGGTACTGGCTGACCGTGACGGACAGCGACGAGACGCGGCTGGTCGTGCGCCGCGGCAAGGCCGTGGTCACCATCGACGAGGATGAGCACCGCCTGAGCGCCGGCGACGAGGCGGTGATCGGCCGGGATGTCACCGTCGGCAAGTACCAGGGAGAAGCGGAGGAAACCGCGGAGGCGCCCCCGCCGTCCGAAGACGCCGGGAGCCAGGGCGCGGCGCCGCCGGCGGTGGTGAACGAGCTGCAGGAGTACGGCGAATGGGTCAACGTGCCGACGTACGGTACCGTATGGCGGCCGCGCGTGGCGGTGGGCTGGTCCCCCTATGTGTACGGCCGCTGGGCGTGGATCTCTCCGTACGGCTGGACCTGGGTTTCCGACGAGCCCTGGGGGTGGTATCCGTACCGATGCGGGTATTGGCTGACCGACCCTGTCTTCGGGTGGATCTGGTCTCCGTACAATTCGTTCGTATCCGTCAGCTTCGTTTTCGGCTCGCACCACTATCGCCACTACGATTGTTCCTACCGGACCTCGACGGCCCGATTCATCCACGAGGGCAGGGATGTCCGCTGGGTCCCGTTGCGGCCGGGGGAGCGGTATCGCCCGGCCGAATTTGACCGCGGCGATGCCAGGCTTGCGCGGTGGAACCGTCCGCTCGACAGCGGGCGGGTCTTCGTCCGCGGAGGGACGGATCGCCGTGAGTGGCGCGACTGGAGCGCCGTGCGCGCGGAACGGCAGACGGCGATCCGGAAAACCCGCGCCGTGCAGACGCGGCCCGACACCCGCACGATCCGGCCCGAGAAGCGGTCGATCCGCTCCAGCCCGGTACCTGGGGGGACGGGAGGCGCCGAGCCACCGAAGAAGGGGAGGCAAATCAAGCAACGTGAGACCCGACCCGTGCCGAATGCGGAGCGGGGGAGCGGAGCGACCAGGAAAGCCGCGCCGGAACCGGGAAAGGTGGAAGGGAAGATGCCTCCCCGCCGCGTCCCCGCGGTTCGCCCGCCGGAGCGTGAGAAGGTCCGCGAGGTCGAACCGAGGAGCGATCGATCGGTCGCCCCTCCGGCACGACCGGAAGGTGGCCGAGGGGTCGTGCAGGAACGGGCGCCGGCCGTGCGAAGTGCGGATCCGGCGCCGCGTGGGCAGGAGTTCCGCGGCGGTGATCGCGGCGGTGATCGCGGCGGCGACAGCGGCGGCGACAGCGGCAGCGACCGGGGCGGCAATCGTGGCGGCGACTGGGGCGGCGACCGCGGTGGTGGTCGCGGACGATGA
- a CDS encoding sigma-70 family RNA polymerase sigma factor: MTGREKDGVPDDELIRATLSGDDGAFGELVERYKGRAFSVAAGIVGDGDNALDVVQDSFIKAYYKLKEFRFGSNFYTWFYRLLVNQAIDRWRKSARSAEVPFDESWLSEDASPPDAFAYPRTPEDLARNRELGDALQRAVDSLPEYHRAVIVLREVDGMAYDEIAKVLGCSVGTVMSRLHYARGKLKEALKEHREG; the protein is encoded by the coding sequence ATGACTGGAAGGGAGAAAGACGGCGTTCCTGACGACGAGCTGATCCGTGCGACCCTTTCGGGAGACGACGGGGCGTTCGGCGAGCTCGTGGAGCGGTACAAGGGCCGGGCGTTCTCCGTCGCGGCAGGGATCGTGGGCGACGGGGACAACGCGCTCGACGTCGTCCAGGACTCCTTCATAAAGGCGTACTACAAGTTGAAGGAGTTCCGGTTCGGCTCGAACTTCTACACCTGGTTCTACCGTCTTCTCGTGAACCAGGCGATCGACCGGTGGCGGAAATCAGCGCGGTCGGCGGAGGTTCCCTTTGACGAGAGCTGGCTTTCCGAGGATGCATCGCCGCCCGACGCCTTCGCGTACCCGCGGACCCCTGAGGACCTGGCCCGGAACCGGGAACTGGGGGACGCCCTGCAGCGTGCCGTCGACTCCCTCCCGGAGTATCACCGGGCGGTGATCGTTCTTCGGGAGGTGGACGGGATGGCGTACGACGAGATCGCCAAGGTCCTCGGGTGCTCGGTGGGAACGGTGATGTCCCGGCTGCACTACGCGCGCGGGAAACTGAAAGAAGCCTTGAAGGAGCACAGGGAAGGGTAG
- the cysK gene encoding cysteine synthase A — translation MTAWFSDNSLSIGNTPLVKLRRITDGAPATVLGKVEGRNPSYSVKCRIGAAMVWDAEKKGLLGPGKTIVEPTSGNTGIALSFVAAARGYGIILTMPETMSVERRQVLKAFGAKLVLTEGAKGMKGAIAKAEEIVASDPSRHFMPQQFNNPANPLVHETTTGPEIWEGTDGAIDVLVSGVGTGGTITGITRFIKNTKGKKIVSVAVEPVNSPVITQQRNGQPLVPGPHKIQGIGAGFIPSVLDLSLIDRVETVSNEEAIAFARRLAREEGLLSGISCGAAAAVAVRLAKLPEFAGKTIVAILPDAGERYLTTALFEGWFDAESVAGM, via the coding sequence ATGACCGCCTGGTTCTCCGACAATTCGCTCTCGATCGGGAATACTCCCCTCGTGAAACTCCGCCGCATCACCGATGGCGCCCCCGCGACGGTGTTGGGAAAGGTGGAGGGACGCAATCCCTCCTATTCCGTGAAATGCCGCATCGGCGCCGCGATGGTTTGGGACGCCGAGAAGAAAGGATTGCTCGGGCCGGGGAAGACGATCGTCGAACCCACCTCCGGAAACACCGGGATCGCCCTTTCCTTCGTGGCGGCGGCCCGTGGATACGGGATCATCCTGACGATGCCCGAGACGATGAGCGTGGAGCGGCGGCAGGTGCTCAAGGCGTTCGGCGCGAAGCTGGTGCTGACCGAGGGGGCGAAGGGGATGAAGGGGGCGATCGCGAAGGCGGAGGAGATCGTGGCGTCCGACCCGTCCAGGCACTTCATGCCGCAGCAATTCAACAATCCCGCCAACCCGCTGGTGCACGAGACGACCACGGGACCGGAGATCTGGGAGGGGACCGACGGTGCGATCGACGTCCTCGTCTCCGGCGTGGGAACCGGCGGGACAATCACCGGGATCACCCGGTTCATCAAGAACACGAAGGGGAAGAAGATCGTTTCGGTGGCGGTCGAACCGGTCAACAGTCCCGTGATCACGCAGCAGCGGAACGGGCAGCCGCTCGTCCCCGGGCCGCACAAGATCCAGGGGATCGGCGCGGGATTCATCCCGTCCGTCCTCGACCTGTCGCTGATCGACCGCGTCGAGACCGTATCCAATGAAGAGGCGATCGCGTTTGCCCGGCGGCTTGCGCGCGAGGAGGGGTTGCTGTCCGGCATCTCGTGCGGGGCGGCGGCGGCGGTGGCGGTGCGCCTCGCCAAGCTCCCGGAGTTCGCCGGGAAAACGATCGTTGCGATCCTCCCCGACGCCGGGGAGCGGTATCTCACCACCGCCCTGTTCGAGGGGTGGTTCGATGCGGAGAGCGTCGCGGGGATGTAA
- the ubiE gene encoding bifunctional demethylmenaquinone methyltransferase/2-methoxy-6-polyprenyl-1,4-benzoquinol methylase UbiE encodes MELYRLTDRNRSIGEMFSSIAPRYDFLNRLLSLGVDRRWRRLAVAETVPSAGGRFLDVATGTADMALEILRQKGNGASVVGADISLAMMRIGREKCGTTEGAERVFFVRAPGEALPFRDASFDSACVAFGIRNVADRERGLREMCRAVRPGGRVVVLEFSSPQGTVFGALYRFYFKSVLPRIGAVFSRGSAYAYLPESVLAFPEPPAFAEMMRAAGCVSVAHRPLSFGIVTLYVGVR; translated from the coding sequence ATCGAATTGTATCGACTCACCGACCGCAACCGGTCCATCGGGGAGATGTTCTCCTCCATCGCTCCCCGGTACGATTTCCTCAACCGGCTGCTGTCGCTGGGGGTGGACCGGCGTTGGCGCCGTCTCGCCGTGGCGGAAACCGTCCCGTCGGCCGGCGGAAGATTCCTGGACGTCGCGACCGGAACAGCCGACATGGCGCTGGAGATCCTGCGGCAAAAGGGGAACGGGGCCTCGGTGGTGGGCGCCGACATCTCCCTTGCGATGATGCGCATCGGGAGGGAGAAGTGCGGAACGACGGAGGGCGCGGAACGGGTATTTTTCGTGCGGGCGCCCGGCGAGGCGCTCCCGTTCCGGGATGCCTCCTTCGATTCGGCCTGCGTCGCCTTCGGGATCCGGAACGTGGCCGACCGCGAGCGGGGACTCCGGGAAATGTGCCGCGCCGTCCGACCCGGCGGGCGCGTGGTGGTGCTCGAATTCTCCTCGCCGCAGGGGACGGTCTTCGGCGCCCTGTACCGGTTCTATTTCAAAAGCGTGCTTCCCCGGATCGGGGCGGTCTTCTCCCGGGGGTCCGCCTACGCGTACCTTCCCGAGTCGGTGCTCGCGTTCCCCGAGCCTCCCGCCTTTGCCGAAATGATGCGGGCGGCGGGCTGCGTTTCCGTAGCCCACCGCCCGCTGTCCTTCGGGATCGTCACCCTGTACGTCGGGGTGCGGTAA
- a CDS encoding zf-HC2 domain-containing protein translates to MDCKTALRNMEAKADGLLPREADAGLVDHLAGCPACAAEDAAISATGPALRALTGIRAMEKAQAIGSMRTRVRAGIEEIREARRRSSRIARWVWIPAAAALAVAALLFYPAGTDRSPFHPSTFDVSVEDVESEVATVALVDKGEDLPRVIWIIEDAKT, encoded by the coding sequence ATGGATTGCAAGACGGCTCTCAGGAACATGGAGGCGAAGGCCGACGGACTCCTTCCGCGGGAGGCGGATGCCGGGCTCGTCGATCACCTTGCCGGGTGCCCCGCGTGCGCCGCGGAGGATGCGGCGATCTCCGCGACGGGGCCCGCGCTGCGCGCCTTGACCGGGATCCGGGCCATGGAGAAGGCTCAGGCGATCGGCTCGATGCGGACGCGGGTGCGCGCCGGGATCGAGGAGATCCGCGAGGCTCGCCGGCGTTCCTCGCGGATCGCGCGGTGGGTATGGATCCCCGCGGCGGCGGCTCTTGCGGTGGCGGCGCTGCTGTTCTACCCTGCGGGTACGGATCGATCGCCGTTTCACCCGTCCACGTTCGACGTCTCCGTCGAGGACGTGGAATCCGAGGTCGCCACGGTGGCGCTTGTCGACAAGGGAGAGGACCTTCCGAGGGTGATCTGGATCATCGAAGATGCCAAAACCTGA